The Thalassotalea psychrophila genome window below encodes:
- a CDS encoding DUF3016 domain-containing protein codes for MKKPLALILIMLLASCSNTTVEPKTVSATDGLATVRLVNPHDFTDIETGNFGIQSDFEQSVANKLAEALADHFKETDGTIDITFTNIDLAGETRFNTQEIRVLKDLYIPRMSFEYVFKDVAGNVMLADTVDIKDMGYLSKRLTGREANDSIGYDTRMLIEYFEEVLKKVNKT; via the coding sequence ATGAAAAAACCATTAGCACTAATACTAATTATGCTATTAGCATCGTGCTCAAACACAACTGTAGAACCAAAAACAGTATCAGCAACTGATGGATTAGCTACAGTAAGACTGGTTAATCCTCATGATTTTACTGACATAGAAACCGGTAATTTTGGTATACAGTCTGATTTCGAGCAGAGTGTAGCTAACAAGTTGGCTGAGGCATTAGCAGACCACTTTAAAGAAACTGATGGAACTATTGATATTACATTCACTAATATTGATTTAGCAGGCGAAACTAGGTTCAATACGCAGGAAATACGTGTATTAAAAGATTTATATATCCCACGCATGTCGTTCGAGTATGTATTCAAAGATGTAGCAGGTAACGTTATGCTAGCTGATACCGTTGATATTAAAGATATGGGCTATCTATCCAAAAGACTAACGGGTAGAGAAGCTAATGACTCGATAGGATACGACACGCGTATGCTAATAGAATACTTTGAGGAAGTCTTAAAAAAGGTTAACAAAACATAG
- a CDS encoding S8 family peptidase encodes MNIFFKHLNKTSIKFVPQIYQISFAFVLTISCLISSSALAENIPAIDADSLIKSISSVKKSPENGVYLIRLKGNPIAAYNGGIKGLKATKPKPNKKFNPNSKHVIAYGDYLTNQHDTLLKELGSPKKIYSYKYAYNGFSAVLTSSQVAKLNSNSDVLSVVADEKLKPDTVSTASFLQLDGINSDGLWEHLGGKDFAGEDIIVGIIDSGVWPESESFSDRTGTNKNNKSNKLSYQQIPGWHGKCTPGESFPASSCNQKLIGAQWFNSGFGGDKLVKSQLPYEYASARDAAGHGSHTMSTAAGNSEVEVSINGTNIGVATGMAPRARVAAYKVCWGYSGEGGCFGSDSVAAIDQAVADGVDVLNFSISGSSTSFMDQVEIAFLFAADAGIFVAASAGNSGPDASTVAHNSPWLTTVAASTHDRGWGAIITTNGDGVEHEGVSLGDGVGPAEMVYSLKAAADGKDLEQVRECFPGTLDAEIVAGKIVVCDRGSIARVDKSKAVAMAGGIGMVLANVSPSSLNADFHSVPSIHVDVDTGNILRAYAINNGTDGGSLSAGSAVTNEAPMVAEFSSRGPALAGSGDLLKPDIMAPGVDVIAAVSPPGNGGESFSAYSGTSMSSPHMAGLAALMKQAHPTWSPAAIKSAFMTTATQTTNEGNLIPGTPFAYGAGAVQPNKAVNPGLVYDAGWNDWFWFLCGTGAIPTICPPGSPDPSNMNYPSIAIGSLAGNQTVTRTVTSVSDAYAVYTPVVDGLEGIMVSFDPKVIKILPGESVTYEVTFSNVDAAIDTYATGGISWVDGTQIVRSPVAIKPVKLAAPAEVFSDGAEGSLSFDITFGYSGNYSAMPLGLVPAATIDGNVEDDPSNDFNVAIQTCDFDGGFPFVCTGITWHVVLASVDADMVRISLFDEYTDGVDDLDLYVWDAEEKFVGSSGNGTSAEQVDIAGAGSPFYLVAVHGWQTDGVEANYSLFSWAPAADEDNMTVTAPTSAVLGTTETITVEWEGLDAKKYLGVITHSDGSVFKRTLVNIQND; translated from the coding sequence ATGAATATTTTCTTCAAGCATTTAAATAAAACCAGTATTAAATTTGTACCTCAAATATATCAAATAAGTTTTGCTTTTGTACTCACCATATCGTGCTTAATAAGTAGTTCAGCATTAGCTGAAAACATACCAGCAATTGATGCCGACTCGCTCATAAAAAGCATCTCATCAGTTAAAAAAAGCCCCGAAAATGGTGTATATCTAATTCGCTTAAAAGGTAATCCTATTGCGGCTTATAACGGCGGTATAAAGGGATTAAAAGCGACAAAACCTAAACCAAATAAAAAGTTCAATCCAAACAGTAAACATGTTATCGCTTATGGTGATTACCTAACGAATCAACATGATACGTTATTAAAAGAACTTGGTTCACCCAAGAAAATTTACAGTTATAAGTATGCTTATAACGGTTTTTCTGCAGTGTTAACTTCAAGCCAAGTCGCTAAATTGAACTCTAATTCAGATGTTTTAAGCGTAGTCGCAGATGAGAAACTTAAACCAGATACAGTATCTACAGCCTCATTTTTGCAACTTGATGGTATCAATAGTGATGGTTTGTGGGAGCACCTCGGAGGTAAAGACTTCGCAGGTGAAGATATTATTGTCGGTATTATTGATTCCGGTGTATGGCCTGAGTCAGAGAGTTTTTCAGACCGCACAGGAACTAATAAAAACAATAAATCAAATAAATTAAGTTATCAGCAAATACCTGGTTGGCACGGAAAATGTACTCCTGGAGAGTCATTTCCTGCATCTAGTTGTAATCAAAAACTCATTGGTGCGCAGTGGTTTAATTCAGGCTTTGGCGGCGACAAATTAGTAAAATCTCAATTGCCATATGAATATGCTTCAGCGCGCGATGCTGCAGGACACGGTTCACACACAATGAGTACCGCCGCAGGTAATAGTGAAGTAGAAGTATCAATAAATGGCACTAATATCGGTGTTGCAACAGGTATGGCACCTCGCGCAAGAGTCGCTGCATACAAGGTCTGCTGGGGCTACTCAGGCGAAGGTGGTTGTTTTGGTAGCGACAGCGTAGCTGCAATAGATCAGGCGGTTGCCGATGGTGTGGATGTGCTTAACTTTTCAATTAGTGGTTCAAGTACTAGCTTTATGGATCAGGTAGAAATTGCATTTTTATTTGCTGCTGACGCAGGTATATTTGTTGCCGCTTCAGCAGGTAACAGCGGACCTGATGCGAGTACCGTTGCACACAATAGCCCATGGTTAACAACTGTGGCAGCCAGTACACACGACCGTGGTTGGGGAGCTATTATTACTACCAATGGCGATGGCGTAGAGCATGAAGGTGTATCATTAGGCGATGGTGTAGGTCCTGCTGAAATGGTTTATTCTCTTAAAGCTGCTGCTGACGGAAAAGATCTAGAGCAGGTGCGAGAATGTTTCCCTGGTACATTAGATGCGGAAATTGTTGCAGGAAAAATTGTTGTTTGTGATCGTGGTTCAATTGCTCGAGTTGATAAAAGTAAGGCGGTAGCTATGGCCGGCGGTATTGGCATGGTATTGGCTAACGTTTCACCGAGTTCACTTAATGCAGATTTTCATTCAGTTCCTAGTATTCATGTAGATGTTGATACTGGCAATATACTAAGAGCGTATGCCATCAATAATGGTACAGATGGTGGTAGCTTAAGCGCTGGCTCAGCAGTCACTAATGAAGCACCAATGGTTGCTGAATTTTCATCAAGAGGCCCTGCACTTGCAGGCTCTGGTGATTTATTAAAGCCTGATATTATGGCACCAGGCGTTGATGTTATTGCAGCAGTTTCTCCACCAGGAAATGGTGGTGAAAGTTTCTCTGCTTATAGTGGTACTTCTATGTCTAGTCCGCATATGGCCGGTTTAGCGGCTTTAATGAAACAAGCACACCCTACTTGGTCACCTGCGGCGATTAAATCAGCCTTTATGACGACTGCAACCCAAACGACTAATGAAGGTAACCTTATTCCAGGTACTCCATTTGCCTATGGTGCAGGTGCAGTACAACCTAATAAGGCGGTAAACCCAGGCTTAGTTTATGATGCTGGTTGGAATGATTGGTTCTGGTTTTTGTGTGGTACAGGGGCAATCCCAACCATTTGTCCCCCAGGCTCGCCAGATCCAAGTAACATGAACTACCCGTCGATAGCGATTGGCTCATTGGCTGGTAATCAAACCGTAACTCGAACAGTTACAAGTGTGTCTGATGCTTATGCAGTTTACACTCCTGTCGTTGATGGTCTTGAGGGCATAATGGTAAGTTTTGATCCTAAAGTTATTAAAATTCTTCCTGGAGAAAGTGTCACCTATGAAGTTACCTTTAGTAATGTTGATGCTGCTATTGATACCTATGCAACAGGTGGTATTTCATGGGTAGATGGTACACAAATTGTGCGCAGTCCGGTTGCTATTAAACCAGTAAAATTAGCGGCCCCTGCTGAAGTGTTTAGCGATGGTGCCGAAGGTTCTCTAAGTTTCGATATTACTTTTGGTTATAGTGGTAACTATTCTGCTATGCCCCTTGGCTTAGTACCTGCGGCAACTATCGATGGCAATGTTGAAGATGATCCTTCAAACGACTTCAATGTAGCAATACAAACATGCGATTTTGATGGAGGCTTCCCATTTGTCTGTACAGGTATTACTTGGCATGTAGTATTAGCTTCAGTCGACGCTGATATGGTTCGTATTTCATTATTTGATGAATACACTGATGGCGTAGATGATCTTGATTTATACGTTTGGGATGCTGAGGAGAAATTTGTTGGTAGTTCAGGTAATGGTACCAGTGCCGAACAAGTTGATATTGCAGGAGCTGGTAGTCCCTTTTATCTGGTTGCCGTGCACGGATGGCAAACCGATGGTGTTGAGGCTAACTACAGTTTATTTAGCTGGGCCCCCGCAGCAGATGAGGATAATATGACTGTTACAGCACCTACATCAGCTGTGTTAGGTACAACAGAAACTATAACAGTAGAATGGGAAGGATTAGATGCTAAAAAATATCTAGGGGTTATTACCCATAGTGACGGTAGTGTATTTAAACGTACCTTAGTTAATATACAAAACGATTAA
- a CDS encoding YkvA family protein codes for MAFEVTFELKESDLEHFRGVMRKAQAGAKQLTEQVILANAKKLIKDVEGNVPAFVSERIEKLETLIAMIEDSEWKIPEEERGDVLSALAYFSDPEDLVPDHIPVLGFLDDAIMIELVAEDLKDDIEAFDEFCAYRIREQDRSGDETITRDEWLDAKRRELHSRMRNRRSSRRGGGSSFRSIF; via the coding sequence ATGGCGTTTGAAGTGACTTTCGAGTTAAAAGAATCAGACTTAGAACATTTTCGCGGTGTTATGCGCAAAGCCCAAGCAGGCGCAAAACAATTAACCGAGCAGGTGATTTTAGCCAATGCGAAAAAGCTAATCAAAGATGTAGAAGGGAATGTTCCAGCTTTTGTCAGCGAACGAATTGAAAAATTAGAAACCCTTATCGCGATGATCGAAGACAGTGAATGGAAAATTCCAGAAGAAGAACGCGGCGATGTATTAAGTGCTCTAGCTTATTTCAGTGATCCTGAAGATTTAGTACCTGATCATATTCCTGTACTTGGCTTTTTAGATGACGCTATTATGATTGAATTGGTGGCCGAAGATTTAAAAGACGATATTGAGGCGTTTGATGAATTTTGTGCGTACCGTATTCGTGAACAAGACAGATCTGGTGATGAAACGATTACCAGAGATGAATGGCTAGATGCTAAACGTCGTGAATTGCACTCACGAATGAGAAACCGTCGTTCTTCTCGTCGTGGTGGTGGATCATCATTTCGTTCTATATTTTAA
- a CDS encoding DUF2306 domain-containing protein, protein MTQAATTTGNDLFAHSSSNNWLSHSAKMWFLVTVLGQWMFAFYVAMFYGGVSLDGDFAQWNKVMPHGYIAGDTIGNIAVGVHLLLALVVLIGGPLQLIPQIRKLAPRFHRVNGRIYILTALILSVGGLFMVWTRGVAGGDIGKYSISLNAILIIVFASLAVYFAIKRDIKTHRRWAIRLFIVMGGVWFFRIGLMLWLMIHQAPVGFDPKTFEGPFLTFLGFAQYLIPLAVTQLYFKAAESNNSQNKIIMSVALIVLTLAMAGGIFSATMGMWLPRI, encoded by the coding sequence ATGACCCAAGCAGCAACAACAACCGGTAACGATTTATTTGCCCACTCATCTAGTAATAATTGGTTAAGTCACAGCGCTAAAATGTGGTTTTTAGTGACGGTGCTCGGCCAATGGATGTTTGCATTTTATGTCGCGATGTTTTACGGCGGAGTTTCCTTAGATGGTGACTTTGCCCAATGGAATAAAGTAATGCCTCATGGCTATATAGCTGGCGATACCATCGGTAATATTGCCGTCGGAGTGCATCTGCTTCTTGCCTTAGTCGTTTTAATTGGTGGGCCATTACAGCTTATCCCTCAAATTAGAAAATTAGCGCCAAGGTTTCACCGCGTAAATGGCCGAATTTATATATTAACAGCACTGATTTTAAGTGTTGGCGGGCTATTTATGGTATGGACTCGCGGGGTAGCAGGTGGTGATATTGGCAAATATAGCATTAGCTTAAACGCGATTTTAATCATTGTATTTGCAAGCTTAGCTGTTTATTTCGCAATAAAGCGGGATATAAAAACACACCGCCGTTGGGCAATTAGACTTTTTATTGTTATGGGAGGAGTGTGGTTTTTTCGCATTGGTTTAATGTTGTGGTTAATGATTCATCAAGCACCAGTAGGGTTTGATCCTAAAACATTTGAAGGCCCATTTTTAACATTCTTAGGCTTTGCACAATACCTTATCCCGTTAGCAGTTACGCAGTTATACTTTAAAGCTGCTGAAAGCAATAACAGCCAGAATAAGATAATAATGTCTGTTGCTCTTATCGTATTAACTTTAGCAATGGCTGGTGGTATTTTTTCTGCGACAATGGGAATGTGGTTACCACGAATTTAG
- a CDS encoding metallophosphoesterase produces the protein MQLVILGFFISTVSAKTNFSATYKTANKVIAIGDIHGAYPEFHALLTKLKLINDNADWIGGNTYLISLGDLLDRGADSRKVMDLLIKLQQQAPKSGGMVLQVLGNHELMVTTGDLRYVSKEEFSAFIPEETKQQRVNLQTQFNANHPNLSEDVLAANFTSQHPPGFSAFVAAFLPNGKYGRWLRSARPVIKINDSVFVHGGLSSDLHDMDLTEINKIIEPVWEYQEIVAALQAKGILAETADFWNRIDYLNKAIQPYIDKNKKNSRNKIPKWYKDLIRLHELQSSFAFSDKSPMWYRGNAYCHPYSESFNTERILKKLGAKRIVVGHTPLYKEVNSRLSGQVILADTGMLKNVYKGNARAVVIDGDMIKVQTLESNSLQPIISETNRFSVGSSSMTDEQIKDFLLTAKVINSEPIGVGITKSNILSLTKDGKQIRALFKTHDSDPRLDNGRYPNQRYVADRYHYEIAAFRIDRMLDLNLVPVAVRRKIDGKYGLLQYWVNDLISEKEREEQGIVFDSYCPRLEQYITRYIFDVLIYNDDRNQTNLNFSRKDFMLYLIDHSIAFGISQHPPDMYKKTTLKLSSLFRKKLTSLTYEKLNKVLDDLLSSSQIKAILKRRDLILSTATSP, from the coding sequence GTGCAATTGGTTATACTCGGCTTTTTTATAAGCACCGTATCAGCGAAAACTAATTTTTCAGCTACTTATAAAACCGCGAATAAAGTTATTGCTATCGGCGATATTCATGGTGCTTATCCAGAATTTCATGCTCTTTTAACAAAACTTAAACTGATTAATGATAATGCTGATTGGATTGGCGGTAATACATATTTAATTAGCTTAGGCGATTTGCTTGATCGAGGGGCAGATTCGCGCAAAGTTATGGATCTATTGATCAAACTGCAACAACAAGCCCCGAAAAGTGGCGGAATGGTATTGCAGGTGCTAGGTAATCACGAACTAATGGTGACAACTGGTGATCTTAGATATGTATCAAAGGAAGAGTTTTCCGCGTTTATACCAGAAGAAACTAAGCAGCAAAGAGTAAATTTACAGACTCAGTTTAATGCCAACCATCCTAACTTAAGTGAAGATGTTTTGGCAGCAAATTTTACCTCGCAACATCCACCAGGGTTCAGTGCTTTTGTTGCGGCTTTTTTACCGAACGGAAAGTATGGACGCTGGCTTCGTTCAGCTAGACCAGTTATCAAGATCAATGATTCTGTTTTTGTTCATGGCGGCTTATCATCAGATCTGCATGACATGGATTTGACAGAGATAAACAAAATAATTGAGCCTGTTTGGGAATATCAGGAGATTGTCGCCGCTTTACAAGCAAAAGGTATACTTGCTGAAACTGCTGATTTTTGGAATCGAATTGATTACCTTAACAAAGCAATACAGCCCTATATTGATAAAAATAAAAAAAACTCTAGAAATAAAATACCTAAATGGTACAAGGATTTAATTCGTTTACACGAATTGCAAAGTAGCTTTGCGTTTTCCGATAAGAGTCCAATGTGGTATAGAGGTAATGCCTATTGCCATCCTTATAGTGAATCCTTCAACACTGAACGCATACTCAAAAAACTCGGAGCTAAACGCATAGTAGTGGGACACACTCCGTTATACAAAGAGGTGAATAGTCGTTTATCTGGACAAGTCATTCTCGCCGACACCGGCATGTTAAAAAATGTTTATAAAGGCAACGCCAGAGCGGTTGTTATCGATGGCGATATGATAAAAGTTCAAACGTTAGAGTCAAATAGCTTACAGCCAATAATAAGCGAAACTAATCGCTTCAGCGTCGGCTCTAGTTCGATGACAGATGAACAAATTAAAGACTTTTTGTTAACCGCTAAAGTCATCAATTCAGAGCCAATAGGTGTGGGCATAACCAAATCCAACATATTATCTTTAACAAAAGATGGTAAACAGATCAGGGCACTGTTTAAAACCCACGACTCAGACCCTAGATTGGACAACGGTCGATATCCAAATCAAAGGTATGTAGCAGACAGATACCATTATGAAATAGCCGCATTTCGTATTGACCGTATGCTCGACTTAAATCTGGTTCCTGTAGCAGTGCGTAGAAAAATCGACGGGAAATATGGATTGTTGCAATATTGGGTTAATGACTTGATCAGCGAAAAAGAAAGAGAAGAACAAGGCATTGTCTTCGATAGTTATTGCCCACGGCTAGAACAATATATCACTCGTTATATCTTCGATGTTTTGATATATAACGATGATAGAAATCAAACTAATTTAAACTTCTCTAGAAAAGACTTTATGCTATACCTTATCGATCATTCTATCGCCTTTGGTATATCCCAACACCCACCAGATATGTATAAGAAAACAACCCTGAAACTGTCGTCATTGTTTAGAAAAAAATTAACAAGCCTAACCTATGAAAAATTAAACAAAGTGCTTGATGACTTACTAAGCAGCTCACAAATCAAAGCGATTTTAAAGCGCAGAGACTTAATATTATCAACCGCTACCAGTCCTTAA
- a CDS encoding DUF3667 domain-containing protein, which yields MTNTDIQHTQLSSTDIGGDNKPSCSNCHSPLTGPFCAQCGQGTDSTIKYFWLVILHLLDDIFSFDSRASRTVWPLITRPGFLTNEYILGRRVHYVPPLRLYLFISIVFFITLKFFAASENNGVINIKSDETALVKVTNHIGELEQQRAVLLTSQPEESQAQIEELQRLNLALDKFNNYQTDLANQDDKILKAIAGELVALEFRQLKSGKPLIPKDQKQYTNLIKQITKVRNGEKVNLLSIGNSGDGTITLPFLSVQENEKLNGFASQLEKKASKALQSDTGPLLQQIISKLPQLMFVLLPLFAALLKIMYLFSKRFYMEHLTVALHSHSFVFFIIFLLEVIDMLQDQLPASLFWLDATFNMLATGLLIWIPIYLFIMQKRVYKQGYIITTIKYCMVGMAYTGLISITGMIAFIWGLTNL from the coding sequence ATGACCAACACAGATATTCAACATACGCAGTTAAGTTCAACCGATATAGGGGGTGATAACAAACCTAGTTGTAGTAATTGTCACTCGCCCCTCACCGGCCCTTTTTGTGCTCAATGTGGGCAAGGAACAGATTCGACAATTAAATATTTTTGGTTAGTAATATTACACCTACTCGACGATATATTTAGTTTTGATTCTCGGGCAAGTCGTACAGTGTGGCCATTAATAACCCGTCCAGGTTTTCTTACTAATGAATATATACTTGGCCGAAGAGTCCATTATGTACCACCACTTAGACTGTATCTATTTATCAGTATCGTCTTTTTTATCACCTTGAAGTTTTTTGCCGCCAGCGAAAACAATGGCGTGATTAACATTAAAAGTGATGAAACTGCATTGGTGAAAGTGACGAATCACATCGGTGAATTAGAGCAGCAACGTGCTGTATTGTTAACTTCTCAGCCCGAAGAGTCGCAAGCCCAAATAGAAGAGTTGCAACGACTGAACCTAGCATTGGATAAGTTCAATAACTATCAAACCGATCTGGCTAACCAGGACGATAAAATTCTAAAAGCCATTGCTGGCGAACTGGTTGCTTTGGAATTTCGACAATTAAAGTCAGGTAAACCATTAATACCCAAAGATCAAAAACAATATACTAATTTGATCAAGCAGATTACCAAAGTAAGAAATGGCGAGAAAGTTAATTTGCTGAGTATTGGTAACAGTGGTGATGGCACCATTACATTGCCATTCTTATCCGTTCAAGAGAATGAAAAACTTAACGGTTTTGCCAGCCAGTTAGAAAAGAAAGCTTCAAAGGCATTGCAATCAGATACGGGACCTTTACTGCAGCAAATTATAAGTAAATTACCGCAATTAATGTTTGTGTTATTACCTTTATTTGCTGCGTTACTGAAAATTATGTATTTGTTCTCCAAGCGCTTCTATATGGAACATTTAACGGTAGCCCTACATAGCCACAGCTTTGTGTTTTTCATTATATTTTTGCTTGAAGTTATTGATATGTTGCAAGACCAACTGCCTGCTTCTTTGTTTTGGCTTGATGCAACATTTAATATGTTAGCAACAGGACTATTGATTTGGATACCTATTTACTTATTCATTATGCAAAAACGAGTTTATAAACAAGGCTATATCATCACCACAATTAAGTATTGTATGGTCGGTATGGCTTATACTGGTTTAATTAGTATTACCGGTATGATCGCTTTTATTTGGGGATTAACGAACCTTTGA
- a CDS encoding NTP/NDP exchange transporter produces MDKPNNSQSHNNYKPLTWIERLLANGADIKPGEGWNIILLMGSLFFLLLTAYLLKPVRDTLILVEGGAEARSYAVALQVIVLVILLPIYGVFSRQFSSRTFMICIAVFFSCNLLLFYILGQAGYKLSIPFFLWLGAFGVLMVSQFWAFTSQVYNKKSGERLFALVAVGASLGAWVGSAISRMLMDYFDSFHMLLISIIPLLVSAFLAANVKIYNTTGFNVAPTPTRQQPSLLSGFSLVIKSRYLLLIAIFVILMNWCSSIGEYLMAVLVETFYQQGIEMGNMVDSKESYIGKFYSEFYFWVNLIGLFIQFFIVSRLIKWAGFNIAFIVTPLLIFMGYGLLAFFPLVTLFKVIKISENGLNYSLQKTTLQILFLPTTRRQQYEARAVIDTVCWRIGDLLQAATVFIGLNLLNILPKKFLFLNLFLTLLMLILAFFIGKHYQRKYNSE; encoded by the coding sequence ATGGATAAACCCAATAACTCACAATCACATAATAACTATAAACCATTAACTTGGATTGAACGATTGTTAGCAAATGGTGCTGATATTAAGCCAGGTGAAGGTTGGAATATTATATTGTTGATGGGGTCGTTGTTTTTTTTACTACTCACAGCTTATCTATTAAAGCCTGTACGGGATACTCTGATTTTAGTGGAAGGCGGCGCAGAAGCGCGTAGTTATGCTGTTGCTCTACAAGTAATAGTCCTTGTTATTTTACTTCCCATTTACGGAGTATTTTCACGTCAATTCAGCAGTCGTACTTTCATGATTTGCATTGCAGTGTTCTTTTCATGCAACCTTTTATTATTTTATATCTTAGGACAAGCAGGATACAAACTTTCGATTCCTTTCTTTCTTTGGCTTGGTGCTTTTGGGGTGCTCATGGTGTCACAATTCTGGGCTTTTACTTCTCAAGTTTATAACAAAAAGTCTGGAGAAAGATTGTTTGCTCTTGTTGCCGTAGGTGCCAGTTTAGGTGCTTGGGTAGGCTCAGCAATATCGAGGATGTTAATGGATTACTTTGACAGTTTCCATATGCTTTTGATAAGTATTATTCCATTACTAGTTTCTGCATTTTTGGCCGCAAATGTAAAGATATACAACACAACAGGTTTTAATGTTGCACCAACTCCAACTAGGCAACAGCCTTCTCTGTTAAGCGGTTTTTCACTGGTAATCAAAAGCCGCTACTTACTGCTGATTGCTATTTTTGTAATTTTAATGAACTGGTGCAGTAGCATTGGAGAATACTTAATGGCGGTATTGGTTGAAACGTTCTATCAGCAAGGGATAGAGATGGGTAACATGGTCGACTCAAAAGAAAGTTATATTGGTAAGTTTTACAGCGAATTTTATTTTTGGGTAAATTTAATTGGTTTATTTATACAGTTTTTTATCGTTTCACGGTTGATCAAATGGGCAGGGTTTAATATCGCTTTTATAGTTACACCTTTATTGATATTTATGGGCTATGGTCTACTAGCATTCTTTCCTTTAGTTACGCTATTTAAAGTCATAAAAATATCCGAAAATGGCCTAAATTATTCATTGCAGAAAACGACTTTGCAGATACTTTTCTTACCAACGACACGTAGGCAACAGTATGAAGCTAGGGCCGTTATTGATACTGTCTGTTGGCGAATTGGCGATTTATTGCAAGCTGCCACTGTGTTTATAGGTTTGAATCTGTTAAATATTTTGCCGAAAAAATTTCTATTTCTGAACCTGTTCTTGACTTTACTTATGCTCATATTGGCATTTTTTATTGGTAAACATTATCAAAGAAAATACAATAGTGAATAG